The Stratiformator vulcanicus genome has a segment encoding these proteins:
- a CDS encoding glutamate mutase L produces the protein MSDSDSTIPPTTSPSVIFATDCGSTTTKAILIENVDGVYRQTHRGEAPTTVEEPAADVTVGVINAATEVGELAGRRLVNEQGEIIRPAGVGPDGKPQGCDIYISTSSAGGGLQMMVAGVISEMSAASATRAALGAGAIVMDTLAVNDHRKPHERIQRIRELRPDMILLAGGTDGGNVKKVVEMAELIAPAKPRPRFGGEYQMPIIYAGNGQAQATVEKTLSSEFALKTVPNVRPIMEREDLAPARDAIHDLFLEHVMAHAPGYPKLIDWTDAPIMPTPGAVGNILERIALAQKINAVGVDIGGATTDVFSVFIEPETGEPKFNRTVSANLGMSYSISNVVAEATLENVLRWVHLDMDPRELRNRVKNKMIRPTTIPQTMEALVFEQAVAREALRLAYQQHKEFATTLKGVQQQRTIGDTFTQGAGGQSIVDNMRLDLLVASGGVLSHAPRMQQTAAMLIDAFEPEGFTTLAKDSIFMMPHLGVLAEVHEQAALEVFERDCLIYLGTCVAPRGAGKAGRLCFEFEMSGDLNERGSLNVGELQLFPLSAEQRAKVTILPARGFDCGAGKGREITREVRGGEVGLILDARRRPLMWDAESSSKIVRDSVEALALY, from the coding sequence ATGTCCGATAGCGACTCGACGATCCCGCCCACCACCTCCCCCTCCGTCATCTTCGCCACCGATTGTGGGTCGACGACGACTAAGGCGATTTTGATCGAGAATGTCGATGGCGTTTATCGGCAAACGCACCGCGGCGAAGCACCGACCACCGTTGAAGAGCCGGCTGCCGACGTGACGGTTGGGGTGATCAACGCTGCGACGGAGGTCGGCGAATTGGCGGGCCGGCGGCTCGTCAATGAACAGGGCGAGATCATCCGCCCCGCGGGCGTCGGGCCTGACGGGAAGCCCCAGGGGTGCGACATCTATATTTCGACCTCTTCGGCCGGGGGTGGGCTGCAGATGATGGTGGCGGGGGTCATCAGCGAGATGTCGGCGGCGTCGGCGACGCGGGCGGCCCTCGGGGCAGGGGCGATCGTGATGGACACCCTCGCCGTCAACGATCACCGCAAGCCGCACGAACGGATCCAAAGGATCCGTGAACTGCGGCCCGACATGATCCTGCTCGCCGGCGGCACCGATGGCGGGAACGTCAAGAAGGTCGTCGAGATGGCCGAACTGATCGCTCCGGCGAAGCCCCGCCCGCGATTCGGCGGCGAATATCAGATGCCGATCATTTACGCGGGCAACGGGCAAGCTCAGGCAACGGTCGAGAAAACACTCAGCAGCGAGTTCGCGCTGAAAACGGTGCCGAACGTCCGGCCGATCATGGAGCGGGAAGACCTCGCACCGGCGCGGGATGCGATTCACGATCTGTTCCTCGAACACGTCATGGCCCATGCCCCCGGCTATCCCAAGCTGATCGACTGGACCGACGCGCCGATCATGCCGACGCCCGGGGCGGTGGGGAATATCCTCGAACGAATTGCCCTCGCTCAGAAGATTAACGCCGTGGGTGTCGATATCGGCGGGGCGACGACAGACGTATTTAGCGTCTTCATCGAACCCGAGACCGGCGAGCCGAAGTTCAACCGGACGGTGAGCGCGAACCTCGGGATGAGCTATTCGATTTCAAACGTCGTCGCCGAGGCAACGCTGGAAAACGTGCTTCGTTGGGTGCATCTCGACATGGACCCGCGCGAACTTCGGAACCGGGTCAAGAACAAGATGATCCGTCCCACGACGATCCCGCAGACGATGGAGGCCCTTGTCTTTGAACAAGCGGTCGCGCGCGAGGCGTTGCGGCTCGCCTATCAGCAGCACAAAGAATTCGCGACGACCTTAAAGGGCGTGCAACAACAGCGGACGATCGGCGATACCTTTACGCAAGGGGCGGGGGGGCAGTCGATCGTCGATAACATGCGGCTCGACCTGCTGGTGGCCTCGGGCGGTGTGCTGTCGCACGCCCCGCGGATGCAGCAGACGGCGGCGATGCTGATCGATGCATTCGAGCCCGAAGGTTTCACGACGCTGGCGAAGGATAGCATTTTCATGATGCCGCACCTCGGTGTGCTGGCCGAGGTGCATGAGCAGGCGGCACTGGAGGTCTTCGAGCGGGACTGCCTCATCTACCTGGGCACGTGCGTTGCGCCACGGGGAGCGGGCAAAGCGGGTCGGCTGTGCTTCGAGTTCGAAATGTCCGGCGACCTGAATGAGCGGGGCTCGCTCAACGTCGGCGAGTTGCAGTTATTTCCGCTTTCTGCGGAGCAACGGGCAAAGGTGACGATCCTTCCCGCTCGCGGTTTCGACTGCGGCGCGGGAAAGGGTCGGGAAATCACTCGCGAAGTCCGCGGCGGCGAAGTCGGGTTGATTCTCGACGCGCGAAGACGGCCGTTGATGTGGGACGCGGAAAGTTCCTCTAAGATCGTCCGCGACAGTGTCGAAGCTCTCGCCCTTTATTGA
- a CDS encoding DUF6210 family protein, which produces MRHTLLLNADGAAQFGCGLIVIHPTDVVYFHQAGGTATVLKSQEGFFVPLGCVPVAAKLRRFFQSRFGGDSTSVRMKDADVDETQSLLSEVPVWSFGGETAEDRVTFLSVNELTRNSSVEGWVPVDSAYGPAIFIFDNSD; this is translated from the coding sequence ATGCGACACACCCTCTTGTTGAACGCTGATGGGGCGGCGCAATTCGGTTGTGGCCTGATCGTCATCCATCCGACTGATGTCGTGTATTTCCATCAAGCTGGTGGCACAGCGACCGTCCTGAAATCGCAGGAGGGGTTTTTTGTTCCACTGGGATGTGTGCCGGTTGCTGCGAAACTTCGGCGTTTCTTCCAATCAAGATTCGGTGGCGACAGTACATCCGTTAGGATGAAGGACGCTGATGTCGACGAGACTCAGTCTCTTCTCTCAGAGGTGCCTGTCTGGAGTTTTGGCGGGGAGACTGCCGAAGACCGCGTGACCTTTCTATCTGTCAACGAGCTCACACGGAATAGTTCGGTCGAAGGTTGGGTTCCGGTAGACTCTGCGTATGGGCCGGCGATATTCATCTTTGATAACAGCGATTGA